CTCATGTACTGGGCCTGGCGGTACACCCGGTGAGCGTCCTGCGGGTTCGGTCGCTCGACGACCCGCGCCTCGCCGACTATCGCGACATCAAGGACGGGATGCTCCGCGAGCGAAGCGCCGCATTCGCCGCCGAGAGCCGCGAGGTCGTCCGGCGCCTGCTGCGCGAGCGCCGCTTCCGTGCGCGCTCCGTGCTCGCGACCGAGCGCGCGCTCGCCGCCCTGGCCGACGTCCTCGACGACTCGGTCACCGTCTTCGTCGCGCCGAACGACGTGATCCGCGACGTGGTCGGTCTCAACTTCCACCGCGGCTGCATGGCGATCGGCGAACGCGGGCGACCGCTCGGCCTTGTCGAGGCGCTCGCTGGAGCGCCTCGGCGGATCGTCGTGTGCGAGCGCCTCTCCAATCCCGACAACGTGGGCGGCATCTTCCGCGACGCGATGGCGTTCGGGGCCGGCGCGGTCGTGCTGTCGCCGGGCTGCGCCGATCCGCTCTCCCGCAAGGTGATCCGGGTATCGATCGGCGGCGCGCTCACCGTCCCCTTCGCCGAGGTCGGCGACTGGCCCGCGACGCTCGGCCGGCTCCGCGATCTCGGCTACGCGATCGTCGCGCTCACGACGCGGGGCGGGAGCGACGTCGCGACGCTCGCCGCCCCGTCACGCGCGGCGCTGCTCGTCGGCAGCGAAGGCCATGGCCTCACCGACGACGCGCTCGCCCGCGCCGACCTGCGCGCGACGATCCCGATGGCGGCGGGCGTCGACTCGCTGAACGCCGTCGTCGCCTGCGGGATCGCGCTCCACCGTCTTGGGTCGGCTTCCTAGTCGAGGTCGACGCGGCACAGGCGCCAGTCGTCGAGCTGCTTGGCGCCGAGCCTCGTGTAGAGCGCCTGCGCGCCGGCGTTCCAGTCGAGCACCATCCATTCGAAGCGGCCGCAGCCGCGCTCGGCGGCCAGCGCGCGCAGGCGTTGCATGAGGGCGGTGGCGATGCCGTGGCGGCGCACGCGCGGGTGCACGAAGATGTCCTCGAGGAAGAGCGTCGGCCGCATGCGGAACGTCGAGTAGGTCGTGAAGTGGATCGTGTAGGCGACGACCGCGCCGTCCATCTCGGCGACGAGGCTCTCGAAGTGCCGGTCCGCTCCGAAGCCGTGACGCAGGAAGCGGTCGACGGCGTCGGCGCTCGGCCCGGGAAGGTGCTCGAACTCGGCGAGCGCGCCGACGAGCGCGATGATCGCCGGCGCGTCCTCGCGTCGCGCCTCGCGCAGCGTGAACGTCACCGGAACGCCGGCAGGACCTTCTCGGCGAACAGGCGCGCCGGCTCGCGGGTGTCTCGCCCGAACAGCTCGATCACGAGGTGCGTGCAGCCGAGCTTGCGATGGCGCTCGATGCGGTCGATCACCTGGGCGGGCGTGCCCCAGATGCCGTGCGCCTCGAGCCCGCCGCCCATGTGCCCGCCGTAGATCTTGACCGCCTTGGCGAGCGCCTCCTTCGCGGCGCTCTCGCCCTCGGCGATCACCACCATGCACTGCTGCGACACGGTGATCTCGGAGAAGTCGCGCTGCTCGGCGTCGCAGCGCCGGCGCAGGACGTCGATCTTCTCGGCGAGCTGCCCCTGGTTCACCGCCAGGTTGTTCCAGATGTCGGCGTGGCGCGCGACGATCCCCATGAGCACCTTCTCGCCGCCGCCGCCGATCAGGATCGGCGGGCGGCGCACCGGCTTCGGCTCGAGCATCGCGTCGCGCAGCGTCACGTGCTTGCCCTCGAAGGTGACGCTCGGATTCGTCCACAGGCGCTTCAGCGCCGTCGCGGTCTCGTCGAGCGCGCGCAGGCGCTCGCCCACCGGCGGGAATGGCAGGCCGTACGACTCGAACTCCATCGCGAACCAGCCGCTCCCCAGGCCCACGACGGTCCGTCCGCCCGAGACGTGGTCGATCGTCGCCACCTGCTTGGCCAGCATGGCGACGTTGCGGAAGAAGACGGGCGTCACGAGCGTCCCGAGCTCGACGCGCGAGGTGATCGCCGCGACCGCCGCGAGCTCGCTCCACGCCTCGAAGATTGGCAGGTTCGGCATCGGCACGCCGTAGAGGTGGTCGCACACCCACACGGAGTCGAAGCCGAGCTCGTCGAACAGGACGGCCGCGTCGCGCGCCTCGGTCCACGAGCGTTTGATCTGCGGCAGGGTCAGGCCGAAGTGCATGCGCCTCGTCATCGTCACAT
This is a stretch of genomic DNA from Candidatus Eisenbacteria bacterium. It encodes these proteins:
- a CDS encoding RNA methyltransferase — its product is MSVLRVRSLDDPRLADYRDIKDGMLRERSAAFAAESREVVRRLLRERRFRARSVLATERALAALADVLDDSVTVFVAPNDVIRDVVGLNFHRGCMAIGERGRPLGLVEALAGAPRRIVVCERLSNPDNVGGIFRDAMAFGAGAVVLSPGCADPLSRKVIRVSIGGALTVPFAEVGDWPATLGRLRDLGYAIVALTTRGGSDVATLAAPSRAALLVGSEGHGLTDDALARADLRATIPMAAGVDSLNAVVACGIALHRLGSAS
- a CDS encoding GNAT family N-acetyltransferase, with protein sequence MTFTLREARREDAPAIIALVGALAEFEHLPGPSADAVDRFLRHGFGADRHFESLVAEMDGAVVAYTIHFTTYSTFRMRPTLFLEDIFVHPRVRRHGIATALMQRLRALAAERGCGRFEWMVLDWNAGAQALYTRLGAKQLDDWRLCRVDLD
- a CDS encoding LLM class flavin-dependent oxidoreductase encodes the protein MTRRMHFGLTLPQIKRSWTEARDAAVLFDELGFDSVWVCDHLYGVPMPNLPIFEAWSELAAVAAITSRVELGTLVTPVFFRNVAMLAKQVATIDHVSGGRTVVGLGSGWFAMEFESYGLPFPPVGERLRALDETATALKRLWTNPSVTFEGKHVTLRDAMLEPKPVRRPPILIGGGGEKVLMGIVARHADIWNNLAVNQGQLAEKIDVLRRRCDAEQRDFSEITVSQQCMVVIAEGESAAKEALAKAVKIYGGHMGGGLEAHGIWGTPAQVIDRIERHRKLGCTHLVIELFGRDTREPARLFAEKVLPAFR